From a single Lolium rigidum isolate FL_2022 chromosome 7, APGP_CSIRO_Lrig_0.1, whole genome shotgun sequence genomic region:
- the LOC124677832 gene encoding pathogenesis-related protein PRB1-2-like gives MEASNLALLVVLAMAAAMLEPSNAQNSPQDYVTAHNAARAAVGVGLRPVAWDAAVASYAESYARQRSGDCELAHSDSQYGENLFWGSGEDWTAAQAVEKWADERPDYSYASNSCVDGRMCGHYTQIVWRNSTGIGCARVLCDHDAGIFITCNYSPPGNYIGERPY, from the coding sequence ATGGAGGCATCTAATCTTGCGCTTTTGGTCGTCCTGGCGATGGCAGCCGCCATGCTTGAACCCTCGAATGCCCAGAATTCGCCGCAAGACTATGTCACCGCGCACAACGCCGCGCGAGCCGCCGTCGGTGTGGGACTGAGGCCCGTGGCCTGGGACGCGGCTGTCGCGTCCTACGCAGAGAGCTACGCCAGGCAGCGGTCCGGCGACTGCGAGCTGGCGCACTCAGACTCACAGTACGGGGAGAACCTCTTCTGGGGCTCCGGCGAGGACTGGACGGCGGCGCAGGCGGTGGAGAAATGGGCCGACGAGAGGCCCGACTACAGCTACGCTTCCAACAGCTGCGTCGACGGCAGGATGTGCGGGCACTACACGCAGATAGTGTGGCGCAACTCCACGGGCATCGGCTGCGCGCGCGTGCTCTGCGACCACGAcgccggcatcttcatcacctGCAACTACAGCCCGCCCGGCAACTACATCGGGGAGAGGCCTTATTGA
- the LOC124673615 gene encoding adenylate isopentenyltransferase 3, chloroplastic-like — protein MAGISKMANGGKGKKKGKVVVVMGATATGKSKLAVDLALRFGGEVVNTDKVQVHDGLDVVTNKATAREQAGVPHHLIGGVHPDADYPVSDFCRDVTRAVESVVARGRVPVLAGGSNRYLEALLDGGDRAFRTRYDICFLWVDADLTVLDQYVRDRVDCMVEQGLVAEVREFYSPDADYSRGIRRAIGVPEMDGYFRLQAAGALDRDDALQASVLAAAVDEIKENTRGLVRRQLRKIHRFRGLPGWSLRRLDVTRVLALKVGEVDDAEAERAAWEADVVAPATWVVKMFLGGMLLDGGRDDMAAKETVIVAGAGAVAESCGLQLVEAAPSHGFHGRKAAAAV, from the coding sequence ATGGCGGGCATTAGCAAGATGGCAAACGGCGGCAAGGGGAAGAAGAAAGgcaaggtggtggtggtcatggGCGCCACGGCCACCGGCAAGTCCAAGCTGGCGGTCGACCTCGCGCTGCGGTTCGGCGGCGAGGTCGTGAACACCGACAAGGTCCAGGTGCACGACGGCCTCGACGTCGTCACCAACAAGGCCACCGCCCGCGAGCAGGCCGGCGTGCCACACCACCTCATCGGCGGGGTGCACCCGGACGCCGACTACCCCGTCTCCGACTTCTGCCGCGACGTCACGCGTGCCGTCGAGTCTGTCGTCGCGAGGGGCCGCGTGCCGGTCCTGGCCGGCGGCTCCAACAGGTACCTCGAGGCGCTGCTGGACGGCGGCGACCGAGCATTCCGCACGCGGTACGACATCTGCTTCCTCTGGGTGGACGCCGACCTGACGGTGCTGGACCAGTACGTCCGCGATCGCGTCGACTGCATGGTGGAGCAGGGGCTCGTCGCCGAGGTGCGGGAGTTTTACAGTCCTGACGCGGACTACTCTCGCGGGATCCGGAGAGCCATCGGCGTGCCGGAAATGGATGGCTACTTTCGGCTGCAGGCTGCGGGGGCGCTCGACAGGGACGACGCGCTGCAAGCAAGTGTCCTCGCGGCTGCCGTCGACGAGATCAAGGAGAACACGCGCGGGCTGGTGCGCCGCCAGCTTCGGAAGATCCACCGTTTCCGTGGCCTCCCCGGCTGGAGCCTCCGCCGCCTCGACGTCACCAGAGTCCTCGCGCTCAAGGTCGGCGAGGTGGACGACGCCGAGGCGGAGCGCGCTGCGTGGGAGGCGGACGTCGTCGCCCCCGCCACATGGGTCGTCAAAATGTTTCTGGGAGGAATGCTGCTCGATGGAGGCAGGGACGACATGGCGGCAAAGGAGACAGTCATCGTTGCCGGTGCCGGCGCGGTGGCCGAGTCGTGCGGCCTGCAGCTGGTAGAGGCGGCGCCGTCTCATGGGTTCCATGGGAGGAAAGCGGCCGCGGCAGTCTGA